Proteins from a single region of Sandaracinaceae bacterium:
- a CDS encoding 3-oxoacyl-ACP synthase: MAGITIVGTGHYVPGEPIPNSRLARVMDTDDAWVRQRTGIEQRHFVAEGEGVSDLALIAARRALKAAEMEPEEIDYIIFATMTPEHIFPGSGGLLGAKLGIPRVPALDIRQQCAAMPYAFQVANGLVMTDQAKTVLILGADAHAGFMPWDDWDVVTGDAEREITQEAFEKGTRHRNLAVLFGDGAAALVVQKAPEGAGFLGTEVHTDGRLFDRIYIASGGFKTRPYFTPEMFEREEHIPKMQGQDLMKVAVTELNKVVRSLTAKHGVSLDDIDWFVAHQANDRINAAVQKALGVPAEKVPSNIARFGNTSAATIGILLDEMLRDGRAQRGQLICFFALGSGLNWGATLIRL, encoded by the coding sequence ATGGCCGGAATCACCATCGTCGGCACGGGGCACTACGTCCCGGGCGAGCCCATCCCGAACTCCCGCTTGGCGCGGGTCATGGACACCGACGATGCGTGGGTACGCCAACGCACGGGCATCGAGCAGCGCCACTTCGTCGCGGAGGGCGAGGGCGTGAGCGACCTGGCGCTCATCGCGGCTCGGCGCGCGCTCAAGGCTGCCGAGATGGAGCCCGAGGAGATCGACTACATCATCTTCGCGACGATGACGCCGGAGCACATCTTCCCGGGTTCGGGCGGCCTGCTCGGCGCGAAGCTGGGCATCCCGCGGGTCCCTGCGCTGGACATCCGGCAGCAGTGCGCCGCCATGCCCTACGCGTTCCAGGTCGCCAACGGCCTGGTCATGACCGACCAAGCGAAGACCGTGCTCATCCTCGGCGCGGACGCCCACGCGGGCTTCATGCCATGGGACGACTGGGACGTCGTCACCGGTGACGCCGAGCGGGAGATCACGCAGGAAGCCTTCGAAAAGGGTACCCGCCACCGCAACCTGGCGGTGCTGTTCGGCGACGGCGCCGCAGCGCTGGTGGTCCAGAAGGCCCCGGAGGGTGCCGGCTTCCTCGGCACCGAGGTGCACACGGACGGGCGTCTGTTCGACCGCATCTACATCGCCAGCGGGGGGTTCAAGACGCGCCCCTACTTCACGCCGGAGATGTTCGAGCGCGAGGAGCACATCCCCAAGATGCAGGGGCAGGACCTCATGAAGGTCGCGGTGACGGAGCTCAACAAGGTGGTGCGCTCGCTGACCGCCAAGCACGGTGTGTCCCTCGACGACATCGACTGGTTCGTGGCGCACCAGGCCAACGACCGCATCAACGCGGCCGTGCAAAAGGCGCTGGGCGTCCCCGCGGAGAAGGTCCCGAGCAACATCGCCCGCTTTGGCAACACGTCGGCCGCGACCATCGGCATCCTGCTCGACGAGATGCTGCGAGACGGGCGCGCCCAGCGCGGTCAGCTGATCTGCTTCTTCGCGCTGGGCTCTGGCCTGAACTGGGGCGCGACGCTCATCCGCTTGTAG
- a CDS encoding CoA-binding protein: MTSPHPLIVTEPAQVGVIALDARRVAVLGIKPDTHKDQPAYYVPAYMDTVGIEVIPVPVYYPEVKEILGLPVERDLQRLHDIDVVVVFRRSEDVADHVRALLALRPKCVWLQSGIRDDASALSLADAGIAVVQDRCFMVEHRRARH; this comes from the coding sequence ATGACATCCCCCCATCCCCTCATCGTCACCGAGCCGGCGCAAGTCGGGGTGATCGCGCTCGATGCCCGACGCGTGGCCGTCCTCGGGATCAAGCCAGACACCCACAAGGACCAGCCGGCGTATTACGTCCCCGCCTACATGGACACCGTCGGGATCGAGGTGATCCCCGTCCCCGTGTACTACCCGGAGGTAAAGGAGATCCTGGGCTTGCCGGTGGAACGCGACCTGCAGCGCTTGCACGACATCGACGTCGTCGTCGTGTTCCGGCGCTCGGAGGACGTGGCCGACCACGTGCGGGCCTTGCTCGCGCTGCGTCCCAAGTGCGTGTGGCTCCAGTCGGGCATCCGCGACGATGCTTCGGCGCTGTCGCTGGCCGACGCGGGCATCGCGGTCGTGCAAGATCGCTGCTTCATGGTGGAGCACCGTCGCGCGCGGCACTGA
- a CDS encoding FHA domain-containing protein: MSDSQQIVIGRSRDCGLVLSDGTVSGRHARLTWQGASLLVEDLGSANGTWVRGQRVTQLQIRPGEDLRLGAVSFPWGHPDMYAFLRRGAAGDTILGMSIPGRKYICGACGQTGLIPTGFDGGTLSCAACHTALIVGRRPVPAPPRQSSAGSILASLLMLGVAAGIGVWLWQHGGEERARVVREQLQPIGPRPTSAEELSVRVHTRDRVVASMDSSNPVVRNTAARIAADAQGNFSIEQVANIFSHVRGSWRYVNDPEGSEYFAHASETITNEYVGDCDDFAIVVAAMLTSIGGRARIVMMSGPEGGHAYPEVCLAGDPEDVRAHLDDHYQHLRDRALRQHVNGIHYRPAEDCPLWLNLDWNAGVPGGAYEAESWAVAIYPDGRTETLATAGTPPPAAPPAPASGG; the protein is encoded by the coding sequence ATGAGCGACAGCCAACAAATCGTCATCGGACGCTCTCGCGACTGCGGACTCGTCTTGAGCGACGGAACGGTCTCGGGCCGCCATGCACGCCTCACCTGGCAGGGGGCTTCCCTCCTGGTGGAAGACCTGGGCAGCGCCAACGGGACGTGGGTCCGAGGCCAACGCGTCACCCAGCTGCAGATCCGCCCTGGGGAGGACCTCCGGCTCGGCGCGGTGTCGTTTCCGTGGGGTCACCCCGACATGTATGCGTTCCTGCGCCGTGGCGCGGCCGGCGACACCATTCTCGGGATGAGCATCCCGGGCCGCAAGTACATCTGTGGCGCCTGCGGTCAGACTGGGCTCATTCCCACGGGCTTCGACGGAGGCACCCTGTCGTGCGCAGCCTGCCATACGGCCTTGATCGTTGGACGTAGGCCCGTACCGGCCCCTCCTCGGCAGTCGTCGGCTGGGAGCATCCTCGCGTCACTGTTGATGTTGGGCGTCGCAGCGGGGATCGGCGTGTGGCTGTGGCAGCACGGAGGCGAGGAGCGAGCGCGGGTGGTGCGGGAGCAGCTGCAGCCCATCGGCCCACGGCCCACCAGCGCCGAGGAGCTGTCGGTGCGTGTCCACACGCGCGACCGCGTGGTGGCGTCGATGGACAGCTCGAACCCGGTCGTGCGGAACACCGCGGCGCGCATCGCCGCCGATGCGCAGGGCAATTTCAGCATCGAGCAGGTGGCGAACATCTTCAGCCACGTGCGAGGCAGCTGGCGCTACGTCAATGATCCGGAGGGCAGCGAGTACTTCGCGCACGCCAGCGAGACCATCACCAACGAGTACGTCGGCGACTGTGACGACTTCGCCATCGTCGTGGCCGCGATGCTCACCTCGATCGGAGGGCGCGCGCGCATCGTGATGATGAGCGGCCCCGAAGGAGGCCACGCGTACCCGGAGGTGTGCCTCGCCGGTGATCCCGAGGACGTGCGCGCTCACCTCGACGACCACTACCAGCACCTGCGCGACCGGGCGCTGCGACAGCATGTGAACGGCATCCACTACCGGCCGGCCGAGGACTGCCCGCTGTGGCTCAACCTCGACTGGAACGCCGGAGTCCCGGGAGGGGCGTACGAGGCCGAGAGCTGGGCCGTCGCCATCTACCCAGATGGGAGGACCGAGACGCTCGCGACGGCGGGCACACCACCGCCAGCCGCGCCGCCAGCCCCCGCATCGGGCGGTTGA
- a CDS encoding membrane dipeptidase: MLWKAARDSTTGRRRLLLASGVWVCLVAACSDAPEGGAPHAAEPSVTTTRTVEPEREETDRPVGEPAPSNVQPTPLLAIDTHADTTQRMLDEGADLTRRLPDGHLDLVRMREGGLGGVFLSIWVDPRKYRGERAWRRTLALVGAVEELVQQHPEVAALCTTGDEVRAAFTAGKAAILMGLEGAHGLGTDDVDQALARTRQLFRRGVRYMTITWSTDNVFGHSATGRAPSEGLTDVGRALVAELNALGMIVDVSHVSDATFEDIARTATRPLLASHSASRALAAHPRNVTDDMIRRISAGGGAVCVNFYAQFIDAAYRARRRRVQRRNPQDFSDLSAQHGHYRGRATAALALAQQLDPQLGYPTVERLADHLAHVTEVGGPGAACLGSDFDGVGELPSGLSDVSQLPALRAALEARQLPVAAIFGENVLRVLDAQRAAPAAPAP, encoded by the coding sequence ATGCTCTGGAAGGCCGCACGCGACAGCACGACGGGGAGGCGCCGCCTGCTGCTGGCGAGCGGGGTCTGGGTGTGCCTCGTCGCCGCGTGTAGCGACGCTCCCGAGGGCGGGGCCCCACACGCGGCGGAGCCGAGCGTGACGACCACACGGACCGTCGAGCCAGAACGGGAGGAGACCGACCGACCGGTCGGAGAGCCTGCGCCATCGAACGTACAGCCCACGCCGCTCCTCGCGATCGACACCCACGCCGACACGACGCAGCGCATGCTGGACGAAGGCGCCGACCTCACACGACGGCTCCCGGACGGACACCTGGATCTGGTCCGCATGCGCGAGGGCGGGCTCGGGGGGGTGTTCTTGAGCATCTGGGTGGACCCGCGCAAGTACCGGGGCGAGCGCGCCTGGCGCCGCACGCTCGCGCTCGTCGGAGCGGTCGAGGAGCTGGTGCAGCAACACCCGGAAGTGGCCGCCCTGTGTACCACCGGCGACGAGGTTCGTGCGGCGTTCACGGCGGGCAAGGCAGCCATCCTCATGGGGCTCGAGGGCGCACACGGGCTCGGCACGGACGATGTCGACCAGGCGCTCGCGCGGACGCGGCAGCTCTTCCGGCGCGGCGTGCGCTACATGACCATCACGTGGTCCACCGACAACGTGTTCGGCCACAGCGCGACCGGGCGCGCTCCGAGTGAGGGGCTGACGGACGTCGGTCGTGCGCTCGTCGCCGAGCTCAACGCGCTCGGGATGATCGTGGACGTCTCCCATGTCAGCGACGCCACGTTCGAGGACATCGCCCGCACCGCCACGCGACCGCTGCTCGCCTCCCACAGCGCGAGCCGCGCGCTCGCCGCGCACCCGCGCAACGTCACCGACGACATGATCCGACGCATCTCGGCCGGGGGGGGCGCGGTCTGCGTGAACTTCTACGCGCAGTTCATCGACGCGGCCTACCGCGCTCGGCGCCGACGCGTCCAGCGACGCAACCCCCAGGACTTCAGCGACTTGAGCGCGCAGCACGGCCACTATCGGGGACGGGCCACCGCGGCGCTCGCGCTGGCCCAGCAGCTGGATCCCCAGCTCGGCTACCCGACGGTGGAGCGGCTGGCCGACCACCTCGCCCATGTCACGGAGGTTGGCGGACCTGGTGCGGCGTGTCTCGGCTCGGACTTCGATGGGGTGGGGGAGCTCCCCTCGGGGCTGTCCGACGTGTCCCAGCTGCCGGCCCTGCGCGCCGCCCTCGAGGCACGTCAGCTCCCCGTCGCGGCGATTTTCGGTGAGAATGTGCTGAGAGTGCTGGATGCCCAGCGCGCCGCACCCGCCGCCCCTGCACCATGA
- a CDS encoding SDR family oxidoreductase: MLRDKVIVITGAARGVGLACASRFASQGALLLLNDVGCDVTGHGAAPGLMEEVAAQLRARGAQVESDGRDITEQGVPEALCELAAARFGRLDGVVSCAGVVERARFGRTSDAARARAFAVSVEAPLALTRAAHRHMARSGGGSVALLGGTAGLNGQRRELASAMAHGALVAMVRTAALELRSDRVRVNAVIPTALTRQTEDLPLFQSGHAKLAPEHVAPLVAHLMSDAASEVSGQVVGVAGARFFAYQVSETEGYLGDGDQPLTEAELVAHWDAATR; this comes from the coding sequence ATGCTGCGAGACAAGGTCATCGTCATCACGGGTGCGGCACGCGGCGTCGGGCTGGCGTGCGCGTCGCGGTTCGCCTCCCAAGGCGCCCTGTTGCTGTTGAACGACGTCGGTTGCGACGTGACCGGCCACGGCGCGGCCCCTGGCCTGATGGAGGAGGTCGCCGCACAGCTGCGCGCCCGAGGAGCGCAGGTGGAGAGCGATGGGCGCGACATCACGGAGCAAGGCGTTCCGGAGGCCCTCTGCGAGCTGGCCGCCGCACGCTTCGGTCGGCTCGACGGGGTCGTGTCCTGCGCTGGCGTGGTGGAGCGTGCGCGGTTTGGCCGCACGTCGGACGCGGCGCGCGCGCGCGCGTTCGCGGTCTCCGTCGAAGCCCCGCTGGCGTTGACCCGCGCTGCACACCGGCACATGGCGCGCAGCGGGGGTGGGAGCGTCGCGCTGCTGGGTGGCACCGCCGGTCTGAATGGACAGCGGCGTGAGCTCGCGAGCGCCATGGCACACGGAGCGCTCGTGGCGATGGTCCGCACCGCCGCCCTCGAGTTGCGCTCGGACCGCGTGCGCGTGAACGCCGTCATCCCCACTGCGCTCACCCGTCAGACCGAGGACCTCCCCTTGTTCCAGAGCGGACACGCCAAGCTCGCGCCAGAACACGTCGCTCCGCTGGTGGCGCACCTGATGAGCGACGCAGCGAGCGAGGTCTCGGGTCAAGTGGTCGGCGTCGCCGGCGCGCGCTTCTTCGCGTACCAGGTGAGCGAGACCGAGGGCTACTTGGGTGACGGGGACCAACCGCTGACCGAAGCCGAACTCGTGGCCCACTGGGACGCAGCCACACGCTGA